From a single Bradyrhizobium sediminis genomic region:
- the hypA gene encoding hydrogenase maturation nickel metallochaperone HypA: MHEMALAESILTTLQEQARRQHYTRVRTVWLEIGPLASVEEQSLRFSFDVVVKGTLADGARLEIETSPAQAWCLQCCKSVAVARRFDACPECGGHQLQMTSGDELRIKELEVD; the protein is encoded by the coding sequence ATGCACGAGATGGCGCTGGCCGAAAGCATTCTGACCACGCTGCAGGAGCAGGCCCGCCGGCAGCATTACACGCGCGTCAGGACCGTCTGGCTGGAAATCGGCCCGCTGGCCAGCGTCGAGGAGCAATCGCTGCGATTTTCGTTCGACGTCGTCGTCAAGGGAACGCTGGCGGACGGCGCGCGGCTGGAAATCGAAACGAGCCCCGCACAGGCCTGGTGTCTGCAGTGCTGCAAGAGTGTGGCGGTCGCCAGGCGTTTCGACGCCTGCCCCGAATGCGGCGGCCATCAATTGCAGATGACCTCGGGGGATGAACTGAGGATCAAGGAGCTGGAGGTCGACTGA
- a CDS encoding HypC/HybG/HupF family hydrogenase formation chaperone yields the protein MCLALPAEIVSIDESREMAVVALGPVKKEISVALLDEVSVGDFVLVHVGFALHRLSPEEADRTLALMREAGENPEAEFAEGSAP from the coding sequence ATGTGCCTGGCATTGCCCGCCGAGATCGTATCGATCGACGAGAGCCGCGAGATGGCGGTCGTCGCCCTTGGGCCGGTAAAGAAGGAAATCTCCGTCGCGCTGCTCGACGAGGTTTCGGTCGGCGACTTCGTACTGGTCCATGTCGGGTTCGCATTGCATCGATTGTCGCCGGAAGAGGCCGATCGCACGCTCGCCCTGATGCGAGAAGCGGGCGAGAATCCGGAAGCCGAGTTCGCCGAAGGGAGCGCGCCATGA
- the hypE gene encoding hydrogenase expression/formation protein HypE, giving the protein MTAHDARFVGGAVPLSGSVDMMHGSGGRATAELVQALFVRHFDNPMLRAGNDQAAFQPPAGRLVISTDGHVVSPIFFPGGDIGSLAVHGTINDVAMAGARPLYLSAAFILEQGFPLADLERIVVSMAAASRLAGVSIVTGDTKVVERGKGDGVFITTTGVGVIPEGVDVSGDKARPGDVILLNGSIGDHGVAILSKRENLAFETEIVSDSAALHGLVADMVAAVPGIRVLRDPTRGGLASTLNEIAQQSRVGLRLDEAAIPMKADVRAACELLGLDPLYIANEGKLIAICAPADADRLLAVMRAHPLGQEAAKIGEAVADDLAFVQMRTAFGGERIVDWLAGEQLPRIC; this is encoded by the coding sequence ATGACCGCGCATGATGCTCGCTTCGTCGGCGGCGCGGTCCCGCTCTCGGGATCCGTCGATATGATGCACGGCAGCGGCGGCCGGGCCACGGCCGAACTGGTGCAGGCGTTGTTCGTGCGACACTTCGACAACCCGATGCTTCGCGCCGGCAACGACCAGGCGGCGTTTCAGCCGCCTGCCGGCCGTCTGGTCATCAGTACCGACGGGCACGTGGTCTCGCCGATCTTCTTCCCCGGTGGAGATATCGGCTCGCTCGCCGTGCATGGCACCATCAACGACGTCGCCATGGCCGGTGCCCGTCCGCTCTATCTGTCCGCGGCATTCATCCTGGAGCAGGGCTTTCCGCTTGCTGATCTCGAGCGCATCGTCGTTTCCATGGCGGCGGCGTCGCGGCTCGCTGGCGTGTCGATCGTCACCGGTGACACCAAGGTGGTAGAGCGCGGCAAGGGTGACGGGGTGTTCATCACAACGACCGGGGTCGGCGTCATTCCCGAAGGTGTCGATGTCTCGGGCGACAAGGCGCGACCGGGCGACGTCATTCTGCTCAATGGCAGCATCGGCGACCACGGGGTCGCTATCCTGTCGAAGCGCGAGAACCTGGCCTTCGAGACCGAAATCGTGTCGGACAGCGCCGCGCTGCATGGTCTCGTTGCCGACATGGTGGCGGCCGTGCCGGGCATCCGGGTGCTGCGCGACCCGACGCGGGGCGGGCTCGCCTCCACGCTGAACGAGATCGCCCAGCAATCGCGAGTCGGATTGCGGCTCGACGAGGCGGCGATCCCGATGAAGGCCGACGTGCGGGCCGCGTGCGAGCTGCTCGGCCTCGATCCGCTTTATATTGCCAACGAAGGCAAGCTCATCGCAATCTGCGCGCCGGCCGACGCCGATCGCCTGCTGGCCGTCATGCGCGCCCATCCTCTCGGGCAAGAGGCGGCGAAGATCGGCGAGGCCGTCGCCGACGATCTCGCCTTCGTCCAGATGCGGACCGCGTTCGGCGGCGAGCGCATTGTCGACTGGCTCGCCGGCGAACAATTGCCAAGGATCTGTTGA
- the hypD gene encoding hydrogenase formation protein HypD → MKYVDEFRAGDLAHGLAAAIAREADPSHTYNVMEFCGGHTHAIFRYGVQDLMPANLRFVHGPGCPVCVLPIGRVDNALELAGDPRVTLCTYGDMMRVPATGRRSLLKAKAEGADVRMIYSTQDALRIAVENPDREVVLFAIGFETTTPPTAVVLKQAAAAGLKNFSVFCNHVLTPAAITHILESPEVREIGTVAIDGFLGPSHVSSVIGSQPYEFFAQEYQRPVVIAGFEPLDVMQATLMIIRQLNDGRHEVENQYARVVTREGNRKAQALVAEVFELRSSFEWRGLGLVPYSALRIRPQFAAFDAELRFGVETKPARDAKSCECPSILRGAKKPTDCKLFGTVCTPESPIGSCMVSSEGACAAYWSYGRFRQQARPAARSTEAAA, encoded by the coding sequence ATGAAATATGTCGACGAGTTCCGCGCCGGCGATCTCGCGCATGGACTGGCCGCGGCCATCGCCCGTGAGGCCGATCCGTCACACACCTACAATGTCATGGAATTCTGCGGCGGGCATACCCATGCGATCTTTCGCTACGGTGTGCAGGATCTGATGCCGGCCAATCTGCGCTTCGTGCATGGTCCGGGCTGTCCGGTCTGCGTGCTGCCGATCGGCCGCGTCGATAACGCCCTCGAACTCGCCGGCGATCCGAGGGTGACGCTGTGTACCTATGGTGACATGATGCGGGTGCCTGCCACCGGGCGGCGCAGCCTGCTCAAGGCCAAAGCCGAAGGCGCCGACGTCCGGATGATCTATTCGACGCAGGATGCGTTGCGCATCGCGGTCGAAAATCCCGATCGCGAAGTGGTTCTGTTCGCCATCGGATTTGAGACGACGACACCGCCGACGGCTGTCGTGCTGAAGCAGGCCGCCGCGGCCGGACTGAAGAATTTCTCGGTGTTCTGCAATCACGTGCTGACACCTGCCGCGATCACGCATATCCTCGAAAGCCCCGAGGTGCGCGAAATCGGCACGGTGGCGATCGACGGTTTCCTCGGTCCCTCGCATGTCAGCTCCGTGATCGGCAGTCAACCCTACGAGTTCTTCGCGCAGGAGTATCAACGCCCGGTGGTGATTGCCGGATTCGAGCCGCTCGACGTGATGCAAGCGACGCTGATGATTATCCGCCAGCTCAATGACGGCCGGCACGAGGTCGAGAACCAGTATGCCCGTGTCGTCACACGCGAAGGCAATCGCAAGGCACAGGCGCTCGTCGCCGAGGTCTTCGAGCTGCGGTCTTCGTTCGAGTGGCGCGGCCTTGGACTCGTACCCTACAGCGCGTTGCGCATCCGGCCGCAATTCGCCGCGTTCGACGCCGAGCTGCGGTTCGGCGTCGAGACCAAGCCCGCCCGCGATGCCAAGAGCTGCGAGTGCCCCTCGATCCTGCGTGGCGCCAAGAAGCCCACCGACTGCAAGCTGTTCGGCACGGTCTGCACGCCGGAGAGCCCGATCGGATCCTGCATGGTCTCCTCCGAGGGCGCCTGCGCCGCCTATTGGAGCTATGGCCGCTTCCGTCAACAGGCCCGGCCGGCCGCGCGCTCCACGGAGGCCGCCGCATGA
- the hypB gene encoding hydrogenase nickel incorporation protein HypB: MCTVCGCATGETTIEGAAKARPHQHTHADGTVHSHEHHDGRHHHGDHHEHHHGQGHDDGHGHHHHDGPHHDDDHHHHEHQHHHHGAAVIDFGASPARAHAPGLSQTRMVQIEQDILAKNDAYAAANRARFDAGGILALNVVSSPGSGKTTLLVATLELLKAQAPVAVIEGDQQTSNDAERIRATGVPALQINTGKGCHLDAHMIGHAVETLRPADGTVLFIENVGNLVCPAAFGLGEAHRVVVLSVTEGEDKPLKYPDMFASADLMLLSKVDLLPHLDFDAKACVANARKVNPRIKVIEVSARTGTGMAAWIAWLQAARTLAFPNGEVKAAAL; encoded by the coding sequence ATGTGTACAGTTTGCGGATGCGCGACGGGCGAAACCACCATCGAAGGCGCGGCGAAGGCCAGGCCTCACCAGCACACCCATGCCGATGGGACCGTGCATAGCCACGAGCACCATGATGGGCGCCATCATCATGGCGATCACCACGAGCATCATCATGGCCAAGGCCACGATGATGGTCACGGGCATCACCATCACGATGGTCCTCATCATGATGATGATCATCATCATCACGAACATCAGCATCACCATCACGGGGCCGCGGTGATCGATTTCGGCGCCAGCCCGGCCCGCGCCCATGCGCCCGGTCTCAGCCAGACCCGTATGGTGCAAATCGAGCAGGATATCCTGGCGAAGAACGATGCCTATGCCGCCGCCAACCGGGCTCGCTTCGACGCCGGCGGCATCCTGGCCCTCAATGTCGTTTCCAGTCCGGGCTCAGGCAAAACCACGCTGCTCGTCGCCACGCTCGAACTGCTCAAGGCTCAGGCGCCGGTCGCCGTGATCGAAGGCGACCAGCAGACCAGTAACGATGCCGAGCGCATCCGCGCAACGGGCGTTCCGGCACTTCAGATCAACACTGGCAAAGGCTGTCATCTCGACGCCCATATGATCGGCCATGCTGTCGAGACCTTGCGGCCCGCGGATGGGACGGTGCTGTTCATCGAAAACGTCGGCAATCTGGTTTGTCCGGCGGCCTTCGGTCTCGGGGAAGCGCACCGCGTCGTCGTGCTGTCCGTGACCGAGGGCGAGGACAAGCCGCTGAAATATCCCGACATGTTCGCATCCGCCGACCTGATGCTGCTGTCGAAGGTCGATCTGCTGCCGCATCTCGATTTCGACGCCAAGGCCTGCGTAGCCAACGCCCGCAAGGTCAACCCGCGGATCAAGGTCATCGAGGTCTCGGCCAGGACCGGGACGGGCATGGCGGCGTGGATCGCGTGGCTGCAGGCCGCGCGCACGCTCGCCTTCCCCAATGGCGAGGTCAAGGCAGCGGCACTATAG
- a CDS encoding enoyl-CoA hydratase-related protein: MRILLLTHAFNSLAQRLFVELRERGHDVTVELDINDAVTREAVELAGPDLVIAPFLKRAIAESVWRRVPCFIVHPGIRGDRGPSSLDWAILESETSWGVTVLQAEAEMDAGPVWASCEFPMRDVAKSSLYRDEVTEAAVAAVLEAVDRFAKGGFAPERVAPAAAGVRGRQRPAMSQVDRAIDWSSDTTARVLAKIRSGDGNPGVRDRMFDRIVHLYNGKAATGLAGPPGSVVAWSGPAIARATINGAVWIGHLREPAGEHPFKLPATHVLAREVAGLPVVPVDAPTGFGEIAYREAGAVGMLHFDFYNGAMGTEATRRLLAAYRMATRRPTKVIVLLGGTEFWSNGMDLNLIEAARSPADESWANINALDDLAEAIVRTRNQLTVAALGGNAGAGGVFLARTADLVWLRDGVVLNPHYKDMGNLFGSELWTYLLPRRAGLAAARNVTEARLPVGAAEAVALGLADDSIAGARASFTRSVMGRAEALVDEPDWSARIAGKVRLRDADEADKPLALYRAEELEHMRRNFYGFDPSYHVARSNFVRKVAKSRTPITIARHRDRRCLFPRRMAS; this comes from the coding sequence ATGCGCATCCTGCTCCTCACCCACGCCTTCAACAGCCTCGCGCAGCGGCTGTTCGTCGAACTGCGGGAGCGGGGGCATGACGTTACGGTCGAGCTCGACATCAACGACGCCGTGACGCGCGAGGCCGTCGAGCTCGCCGGTCCCGATCTCGTCATCGCGCCGTTCCTGAAGCGGGCGATCGCCGAGAGCGTGTGGCGCCGGGTGCCGTGCTTCATTGTCCATCCGGGTATCAGGGGCGATCGCGGGCCCTCGTCGCTGGACTGGGCGATCCTCGAGTCGGAGACCAGTTGGGGCGTCACGGTGTTGCAGGCGGAAGCGGAGATGGACGCCGGCCCGGTGTGGGCCTCTTGCGAGTTCCCGATGCGGGACGTAGCCAAGTCGAGCCTCTATCGCGACGAAGTGACGGAGGCGGCGGTTGCGGCCGTGCTCGAGGCGGTCGATCGCTTCGCGAAGGGGGGATTCGCACCCGAACGGGTCGCCCCTGCAGCAGCAGGGGTGCGCGGCCGCCAGCGCCCCGCCATGAGTCAGGTCGATCGTGCCATCGACTGGTCCTCCGACACAACGGCTCGCGTGCTGGCGAAAATCCGCAGCGGCGACGGCAATCCCGGCGTCCGGGACCGGATGTTCGACCGCATTGTCCATCTCTACAACGGCAAGGCCGCGACGGGTTTGGCTGGGCCGCCCGGCTCGGTCGTGGCGTGGTCGGGTCCGGCGATCGCGCGTGCGACGATCAATGGAGCGGTGTGGATCGGTCACCTTCGCGAGCCGGCCGGCGAACATCCCTTCAAGCTGCCCGCAACCCACGTGCTGGCGCGCGAGGTCGCAGGATTGCCCGTTGTCCCGGTCGATGCGCCGACCGGCTTCGGCGAGATCGCCTACCGTGAGGCCGGCGCTGTCGGCATGCTTCATTTCGACTTCTACAACGGGGCCATGGGCACCGAGGCGACCAGGCGCCTGTTGGCCGCCTATCGCATGGCGACCAGACGTCCCACCAAAGTCATCGTGCTGCTCGGCGGCACGGAGTTCTGGTCCAACGGCATGGACCTCAACCTGATCGAGGCGGCGCGCAGCCCGGCGGACGAGTCGTGGGCCAATATCAATGCGCTTGACGATCTGGCCGAGGCCATCGTGCGCACCCGGAACCAACTGACCGTCGCCGCGCTCGGCGGCAATGCCGGCGCCGGCGGGGTGTTTCTCGCGCGCACCGCCGATCTTGTGTGGTTGCGCGACGGCGTGGTGCTCAATCCGCATTACAAGGACATGGGCAATCTGTTCGGGTCGGAATTGTGGACGTATCTGTTGCCGCGAAGGGCCGGGCTCGCCGCCGCCCGAAACGTAACCGAAGCGCGTTTGCCGGTCGGGGCGGCCGAAGCGGTCGCGCTGGGTCTGGCCGATGACAGTATTGCGGGAGCGCGCGCGTCGTTCACGCGTTCGGTGATGGGGCGCGCCGAGGCGCTCGTCGACGAGCCCGACTGGTCGGCTCGCATCGCCGGCAAGGTCCGCCTCCGTGACGCCGACGAGGCCGACAAGCCGCTCGCACTCTATCGCGCCGAGGAGCTCGAGCACATGCGCCGCAATTTCTATGGCTTCGATCCGAGCTACCATGTGGCGCGATCGAATTTCGTGCGCAAGGTTGCGAAATCCCGGACGCCGATAACCATCGCGCGTCATCGCGATCGACGATGTCTGTTCCCTCGGAGGATGGCG